One Gopherus evgoodei ecotype Sinaloan lineage chromosome 1, rGopEvg1_v1.p, whole genome shotgun sequence genomic window, TAAATGCACAAAGTTAAATGCTGTCCATAAAACACTTTCTACTTTGACTACAAAATTCAACTAGTTTGCTATAAAGGGAACTCTCTTGTCATTGTTTAATGCAGTTTACCTCAGTACAGTGCTGTACTGATGCCTGAGGTCCTATAGTCAGTTACAAATAAGTaacagcatattaaaaaaaagagagagacagagagttcTTATGTCTGTATTTTAAACTACTGTAAGATGCCTGAATTGGCCAGCTCCTTCCAAAACCCAAAGCTCTATTCATAAATTTCTACATGCATGAAGTTTCACACATTTTCCCTATTATGCACAGCAATCAATAAGATATTGAAAAATACATAACCATGAACATAGGAGTAAGTGAAATTCTGAATACAAGTATATTTGATTGCATAATTTAAATAGGAACTCAGAGCCAAATTTACTGCTGGTGCAAGTAGGtgtaattctactgaagtcagtgcagttgCTCTCACTTGCACCACTCATTAATTGGGCCCATATCCATTTGTGGGTGAAAGTAGATATTGATCTGTTGCTCCTTTGGGTGCTTACACATCCCCTTATTGTATAAGAAGCACAAAGCCCACTACTGAGCAAAGCCATACTGATTAAGACCAGTTCAATGGATATTTCTCAGAAGTCTCCTGAGTGGATACATTTACATGAGCACTCCTGTGTAAACTCCATGCAAGTTATTTATAAATAGAGCTGGCTCACAAGAGAAAACTATAACCATTGAGATCATTTCAGGAGACTCAAGGCCAATCTggctttaaaaatgaaacaaaaacaaaacaaaaaaaacccatgcaaatgggaggacaggattaaatgTTTTCTCAGTCATAACCCAGACATTTATAGATTTACAGCTAGTGGCAGAAAAGCATTAAGTAAATCTTTAAAACTTGCTAGTGGAATTAGGAATGGACATGGCAGTTGCATCCTTGCCTGCTGCCTATTTCCTGCCACTGCAGGTATAATCATTGTTACAAAGATGGCCATCTGAATGGAATGTGAGAGGAGATGAAAGAAGGGGTTGAGAAAGCATGTCTTAATTAAATGTGCAAAAGAGAATCTTATTTTATATTCAGCTGTGACTGAGAATGAAATACAGGAATAAGTGTTCAAAATGAGCATTCAGTATTGAAATCAAAACCTGGTCAAAAGCACCATTTAGACTAGAGCACTGCTCCTTACTTCTTATTCAGAAGCCAAGTTATAAAGTATGGcagttatttatttacttattttggaTGCTCATTCTGAGGATAGTTTTCCTGCCGAAACCCATGGTTGGAATATTAGAGTGCCAGTTGGTGAAGATGTATGGAAGAACAGTACCGTAAATAAGTATTTTTAAGCTTAGTTGGGGGCAAGGAAGACAGCAGACAAGCTTTGTGCTCACTTGATGTGGCTGATGGAATGTCCTCTAGACTTTTGGAAGGCCTTTGCCTATCTGCACTCCTTTTCAAAGCCTTCAAAATAGGATCTAATTCTTCTGAACCTGTCACGAGACAAAATACATGAACACTGCACAAACAGACAGACATGTCTTTTTAAATGAGAGCCACTTAAGAAATCAATGGCTATTTTTAACTAACGGAGAGATATATTTAACCCTtagcaaaacattaaaaattctagTTTTGACAACTGTGAAAGACCAAAAGAAAAATGAGGGAAAGGTGCAGATGTTTAGTCATGGATTTGGAGACATAATGAAATTCTAAATTACTAGGTAAAAATACATGCACTACCAAAGACCAGCAGGATCAATAGTCACTGAATTTAATAGCTTATATTATTTGGACACAGGCTTTCAGGAATACATATTTTAGAAGTGATTTAACTGGAAGCTGCCATGGCAGCATTGTATTgacttgggggaaaaaaggaagtttTACAGTAATTTTTAAGAGTTACGGAGCAAAAATTTACCCTCCGGTGTGTGTGTTTAGGACTCCTACTGATCAACAGATGTGCCCCGTGATCATATGGCCTATTTTTTTGTCTACATACACACATACTAGAGGTAGGCAAACTAATTCAGACTCATTGCTTGAGATGGACACATTGACACAGCTGTATCTACAAATAAGCAGGAGTCTAGCTAGAAAACCAAACCCTGTTATAGAACTGCTTCCTGATGGAGAATATCACTTTGGGTGCTAACAGTGAGGGTTATTTTAATAATGGGAATGTGTTtctatttgaatttaaaaaaacaacaacagagaccACAATTCGTGTCATGTAGTCCAAACAGCAGCCATAGGAAAACTCAACTGCTACCACCATGGGACAGATTTCAGATTTTAGAAGTTAATGGTCTCATCTGTCCCAGTTGGCAGTTCCATATGCCATCTCATCCCTTCAAAAATCCCTTTCTgccaccttcccccaccctccccatgaGCAAAAGTGACCCAAAATGCTTCGCTTTAGTTACGGTGCAAAGCCTGAAGCCCTTGCTCAATATTTACTCATTCTTCACTTAGGCCAgaagttccattggcttcagttgggTTTTGCCCGAGTTAAGAGTGAGGAATTAAGGATCACAGCTGGCAGCCGCTGCAAATTTCACCAGTTTCTCAGTCTCTCCAGTTAAGAGGAACAATCCTGATTTCTTGGAACAAATATTAAATTAACCCTCCATCTGAAGCGACTCCAATAGTTTACTTACATTGGCACTGCCTATCTCATACTGTACAGGAGACCAGAGCCACTCTAGTGTTGCCATCTGTTCCAGATGTATCTCTATTTGAATACTAATTTTTCAGTGGAAGATAACACTAAGTGAACATAGCCCCATGTTCTGGTGCAACAGGCTGCCACAATGAATTGATTAAGGTGGGGTGGGCCTTCTCCTTTGCACATTGTGGTGTAAGTACACATTAGAAAGCAGAAGCAAATATCTGGTTTAGCCAGATATCGCTTGCTAATGGGGCCCCTTTCTTACATCAGCCAGtaaaacactgtttaaaaaaaaaagataaaagataaaagaaaaaaaaaaggctctaaAGTCCAAAGTTTAAATAATGGAACTCACTGTTCCCACTTTGAACAAACTGCCACAAGGCGAAGAAACAGATGCAGAAagccagactctctctctctatgggCATGCAATAGGGTTATTCCAGCCCAAATCCCCGTTCTGCAAGTCACACTGAATGCATGTCTTTTCAAAACAGCTGCTGACTCAggcattaaaaaaattcattagAAAAGATGCCCAGATGGTTCAGTTAAGAAAATGAATGAGAATCTCAGTCAGGCTTTTGGTTCACCATTCTTAAGGTACATTATCAAAAAAATTCTAGGCTTTATTCTTAAATTaataaaagaagaagaagaaataaaaatccaGAATCACTGATTTAAGAATTCAAAAATGCTCACAGGTTGAACCTGAAAGATCAGAGCCAAAACTTATggcgtcatcatcatcatcataaggAGATGCTAGGACCAGCTCAACTTTACTTATTTTGGAGGAGCGATCATCATCTTTAAGTGGTGTGCTTGGTCTCCTGAATCTAAATGGTGCATTCACTTCAGATGTTGCCTCACTGGCATCTGCTAAGGAAGCGCTTTTATCaacctcctttcctgctgcttcctctctctcattttcattttttatcttCATCTTATGCGTCTTGAAAACAGCCGCGCCATTCTCTCTTTCCTTGAGAAGTGCGTCAGGTGATGCCAGGTTAGTCTGTACTGTTTTCTCAAATGCTACATTTCTTACAGGGAGAGTAGAACCTCTCACTTCATTTACCACAAGATCTTCCTTTAGGgctttgtcattttgtttcaAAGTCTCTCTCTTGATTGGTATCTTAAACTCTGTGCGATAGCCACTTGAAGCACTTGGACCAGCAAGTGGCATTTTAATGGCTAGACTTTCCTTTTCTGCTTGAGACACAGAGTTATTGGGTCTTTCCTGTTTTCCCATCTTCATTGGCAGCTGAGATGAAACATCAGATGCTTCTTTAAGAAGTTTTTCTAAGCAGATATTCAATACACTGCATTCTGCTTTTGTTGGAGCAACAGTTTTCTCTACAGTTTCTTCTGTTTCCTGGGGATGGTCCATCTCTTGTTGGTAAGGGGAATATGCACTCTGATTAGGCTGTGTTCTACCCTGTATTACGCTATCCACGCTCTTCAGCTTAAGAGGTGGAGTTTCAGAGGCTTCCTTAAGCAGTTTCTGCAGACTAGCATTAAAGTCTCCAAGCTCAGATTTGGAAGGAGCAACAGCTTTTGCTATGGTTTCATTTACTTCTTGAGGATGGTCAATATCTGGCTGATAAGTTAAGTCTACGCTCTGATTAGGCTGCATCCCCATACTCTTCTGCATCACATTGTCCGTGTTTTTCAGTTGAGGAGTTTGCATTTCAGAGACTTCCCTCAGCAGTTTCTTTAACCCAGAATTAAATTCACTAAGTTCTGCTTTGGAAGGAGCAACGGCTTTTTTGACTGTTTCATTTACTTCTTGAGGATGATTGATTTCCTGTTGGTAAGTGGAATTCACACTCTGATTAGGTTGTATCCTAACATTCCCCATACTATACATCTCACGGTTCAATCTTTTTAGTTCAGAAGGTGGCATTTCAGAGACCACCTTCAGCAGTTTTTCTAATCCAGAATTCAATTCCCTGAGTTCCGATTTGGAAGGAGCAACAGCTTTTTCTACAGTTTCCTTTACTTCTTGAGGATGGTCAATATCTAGCAGGTAAGAGGAATTCACACTCCGATTAGACTGTATCCTAACATGCATCTCATTGTCAAAGCTTTTCTGTTCAGAGGGTGGCATTTCAGAAGCTTCCTTGAGTAGTTTCTGCAAACTAGCATTAAATTCACAGAGTTCAGGTTTTGGCTGAACTGTTTTTACTAGTATTTCAGTCACTTCATGATGGTTACCAGGAGAAACAGGATGATCAATCTGATCCTCTAGCCGAGAGCTtacattttctccattttttgcATATAAAGGTAACAGCACTTTAGCTGCTTTTTCATTTGGTTTCTCCAAGCATGTATTGATTGGGTTAACATTATCCGGATATGGAACTGTACTTCTCTCTACAGTCCCAATTACATTTGGAGCCCCAACCCTTCCTTGGGCAGTAACAGAAATAGCCTGGTCAGTCTCTGTGATCCGCTTATAATATCTTCGCTGATCTTCTTCAGGCACATTCTCAGACACTGCTTTTTTACTGTTATCTACACTGTACGATGAAAATGAGATTGCGGATGCTTCCTTAAGTAGTTTCTTTAAACCAGCATCCAGATCATGGAATTCAGCTTTTGGTGGAACTGTGGTTTTTTCTACAGTCTCTGAGACTGCCTCTCCAGGAGGCTGTGCTTCATTCTGGGTCACAACATAAGCAGTTATGCCAGGACACATTGCCTTTTGGGAAGAGCTTGGAATGAATTCTTTATGAGACTTCTCTCTCTGGATACCCTCATCCACATCTGCTGCTTGATGCAATGGACAGGAAGCGTCAGATTCCTTAAGCAGCTTCCCCAGACCAATTTTTAGCTCATCAAGTTCATCTTTGGGTGGAACGACTGTTCTTTCTATAGTTTCTTTTACTTCTTGAGGAAGCACTTCCTCTCTTTGAGATGTAGGATAAGTGTTGTGACTCCGTTCCATCACCTTTTCAAAAAATCTTCTCTGCCCAGGACAAGAAACTGTCTCTTCAGAAATATTTTCTGTTATGTTCTGACTAGAAGATGATGATATTTTGGAGGTTTCCTTTAGCAGTTTCTCTAGCCCAGCATTAAATGCATCAAGTTGAGCCTTTGATGGAGCAAAAGTTTTGTCTACAGTCTCTATAACCTCCTCTTCAGGGGATACTGCTATTTCCTTGGAGTCTGTGGGAGCAGTTTTgctctgctttgtttttacagaaACAATTAGGTGTTCATCAATTCCCAATTCTTTTCTTGGAACACCTTTATCATTAACTAGTTGGATCGATGGCAAGGGTGCCTCAGATATTTCTTTAAGCAGTTTCTGTAAGCCATTGTTAAATGTGCTGTGCTGTTCTTTTGGTGGAACACTCATTTTTTCTATATATTCTTTAACTTCTTGCTCTGGAAGATCCACCTTTTCTTTAGGTTTTGAGATCACTGACTTTCCTACATTTTCCCCCACTGTTTGGAGAGATTCTGTATTTTCTGTTCTTGTCAGATTCACTGACCAAAGAATGGGCTGCCCTTCCTGTCTAGGTGACTCAGGTACTTTGAAGTTTATTGTTTTATCTCTCTCGGGAAGTTGATTTTGCTGTTGAACCATCACTACTTCTTGGCTCGTCTCTGCTCTGCTTTCTTTAAGTTCCTTTGACTCTTTTTTGTTAGTTACTGAACTAATATTACCTGGGGAAGTGGTTTCATTTTTCATATTGGTCCTACTCTGTGATTTAGGTCCAATATCCCAAAAACTTCTCAAACTCTGAAATTGCAGTGGGTTGGAAATTTGATTCTTAGACTCTTCATCTATTTTATCCTTCAAAGACAAAACCTTAAAATTTGGCTTCTGTTGTGTGGAAGAGGGATTTCTGTCATTTTCTGAAGACACTTCTTTCCCATCTTCATACTTCTTTGATGAAGTAGAAGTAAAACCAATTCTTGGTTGCAAATTATTTGCTTTTGGCAATTTTGTAAATTCATTAACCTTACCATCAGACTGAAGTATTTTTCTGGACTTCTCAACAGTATGGTCTGCTTTGGATTTAGCCATTATATCTGGCCCAGTTTTTGAAGACTTTAGAAATTTATCTTTAGATGCCTCGTCATCACTTAGTTCAACTCTTCTGAAGGTAACCAAACTATACTTGTTTTGATCTTTTGATTCAATTGATAGAGATGCTGCAGCATCATCAGTGGGTTTTACTTTGCTATTTCCTTTATTGGTGTATTGTACTGTGCTACTAGCTGATGGGGTAGTACTTAAAATGCCTTCCTTATTTGTATGCCTGGGTCCAGTTTTGTTACTTTCCCAGAAGGCCCTAATATCCCTTACACTTTTCTTTAGTTCCGTATCCTCATCTGAGATTTGTACAGGAGATGGCTGTTTGGATTCATGCTGTGGCAAGACAGGTAGTTTTGTCCTAGGACTACTTGGATCTAGTTGCATACTTCCTTGATCAAGTAAACCAGGTTCTTTTCTCTCTGTTCCTTTATTATCAAATCCAGTCTGTGACTGAACATGGTCTTCTTCCAAGAGAGATTTGATCGTGCatattttctcttcctctttctgaaCTTGCACATTAGTTTTCAATAGTGAACCTTCATTTAGCTTTTCAGGAGAACTGAAACTCTTCGAACCTGGTTTACCTTTTCCTTCTGTAAGAAATGTTGGTTCTTTATACGCTGCACTTTCATCCTCTGGTTTGTATAACCTTTTGCCTTCTGCAGCTGATTTTTTAAGAATATTTGTTTCATCTAATTTAGTAACTGGAAGATCAGTGACCTGTAAATGCATCTTCTCTCTACCATTTTTGCTCTTTCGAAGTACAATAGGCCCTTTGTTATAGTCTGTTTCTTGAGTCTCTTGacttagattttctttttttcctactTTTATTATCTGTATGTCTTCTGCATCAGCTGCTGCAGGTTTCAAAACATTGCTTGGTTTCCCATTATTTCCAAATGACAAGTCAATCAATTGTGTATTTTCATCTGTGCTTAGTCCActatcttttgtagttataaCTCTTGTCCTGGGTGATAAGTACAGTTcttctttggactctctccttTGGGAGGCTACCGATGGAGTATTCTCATCACCAGTATTGGAGCTTCTTTTAAACCAATCTAATACTTTTGATATGGACTCATCAGCTACCTTCATTAACTCAGCAGCATGTTTGTCAGGCTTGGAAGTGGTTTTAGCACTTTGATCCTCAACAAGAACAGGCTTACCTTGTTGAAGGTCTGCAGAGCTGGCATTTGGCACCTGAGGAGATTTTGTCTTAGCAGAAAGTGGCTGCTGATCTGTAACATAAAATCACCTTTCAAGATAAGGAGTCAATAAACATGATTGTGCTGAAACAGGTTTTCCACCCACCTtgataaaaaaaatctagtaGTGCTAGCTTGTTTCCCCTTCCCATAGCtgttgttattttaaaaacaactgtTTACATGAAAACAGCAATcaaaaagccaaaataaaaaagtgtGATATGATGGGGAAGAGGGGTGGTTCTTGGGAGCCTATCAAAGTTTACCACCAATTTGGAAGAAAGGTTGGAATGGTTTTCCTGCCTTTGGCAGGGATGGGTTAGCCGTATCCTGATATGGGGTAAAATCCACAGAATTTCTTCTTGGGGTACATAAAAATAGTTAGAGctatttttttgcttttaaaatgcatCATATTGCAGGCAAggtatttataaaatataattagTGGGTTAAGAGACTCCTCTAGACATCCATATGATGCTTCACTTTCCACCAAGTCCCCCACTACATGTTACACAAGCTAAAACACAGATATATCCCATATACTTGTTCTTTTagcttgaaaaaaatatttccaggtaAGAACATTGATATACTGGCAGCACAGCAATGAAAATAGGCTTGTAGAATAAAACTTGAGCAATTTATGAATGAGTAAAGTCTTAATCCAAATTACAACCTTACAAAAAGTTCACTCTGCAGAAAAACTTACATTTGCTTAAAATTATGGCATTTTGATTCTTACTCAGAAGTGGATTTTTCATCATTTAACTGCCATGCTTTGTATTTAATCACGTTAAAAATAAATCCCCAAATCATAGTTCCATTACCACCACTAACAGACAATAGTGGACTAATTTATTCAGTCCTTATGCAGGCAAAGCTAGCATATTTTGCCTGAGCAAGTATATGGTTGGTCCACCACTGACTGTCTCTTGTTGATAATAAATATGCATATCCACACTTTAGCCTGGACATGTTATTAACCagtttctgtttaaaataaataaatattttttttaaattgatcaaTCGAGCACATTCCCAAAGACTGAATGTTCAGACAATGCGTAGCATGTGGTTTAGTGTGTGAAACTGGTAAATTAGTAAGCAAGCAGAAATATTCTGAATAcagaaagctctctctctctctcgtgacTGGAATATTAATGAGCAGAGTTATTTATGAATCTTTTCAAAATTGTTATTTACTCTTCTCAGTATTAACCCATTTGACTTGTGTTGTTCTCTTACCAATACTGTGTTTGGATGACTCCAAGTCAGGATTTGGGGACTGTTTGGATATGTTTTGAGACAATGTTTCATCAACAGTTTGCACTTCCTGGATATTTGGTGAGATATTACTGGAGGATTTCCTTGGTGTTACAGGTTCCATAGGAAGACTTGTCTTAAGCTGCAAGGTTTCAGTAACTGGTAGGCTTGACCTGTTAGCATCAGAAGAATATGGTGCTGATGTGTCTTCTTGGGAGAC contains:
- the SYTL2 gene encoding synaptotagmin-like protein 2 isoform X5, which codes for MIDLSFLTEEEQEAIMKVLQRDAELKSKEEERVRHLPEKIKNDNQLKNMSGQWFYEAKSKRHRDKIHGADIVRASIRRKPTTTAERSQNKSDKTKNSWVNNVNKEVSVPAELSGIREETEEGEVKSNQSSNAVDASLETPQESSKKVAVSPGKQRKNPFNDFTAPEQNVKSRNSESGTVGLSQMPNEDTLSPSKETQSKRNVLNNRSEEHRQASGEQNDESQRIADQPPVPKARKVIYKITDPILEKDGSFPKPAKRTDRVSGAGTPPRGILKRSSSSSSTDSEVLRVNQTFDHQSKTSLPSSTVLERVAETNPPAEDPSQNSLERLKQVRFSSSIGTKQPLQSPQLQHGKDIGEFDLLESDYVKSAENDSNRLDALQNEQTLPVKSPRSQSSALDVNARDRDVSQEDTSAPYSSDANRSSLPVTETLQLKTSLPMEPVTPRKSSSNISPNIQEVQTVDETLSQNISKQSPNPDLESSKHSIDQQPLSAKTKSPQVPNASSADLQQGKPVLVEDQSAKTTSKPDKHAAELMKVADESISKVLDWFKRSSNTGDENTPSVASQRRESKEELYLSPRTRVITTKDSGLSTDENTQLIDLSFGNNGKPSNVLKPAAADAEDIQIIKVGKKENLSQETQETDYNKGPIVLRKSKNGREKMHLQVTDLPVTKLDETNILKKSAAEGKRLYKPEDESAAYKEPTFLTEGKGKPGSKSFSSPEKLNEGSLLKTNVQVQKEEEKICTIKSLLEEDHVQSQTGFDNKGTERKEPGLLDQGSMQLDPSSPRTKLPVLPQHESKQPSPVQISDEDTELKKSVRDIRAFWESNKTGPRHTNKEGILSTTPSASSTVQYTNKGNSKVKPTDDAAASLSIESKDQNKYSLVTFRRVELSDDEASKDKFLKSSKTGPDIMAKSKADHTVEKSRKILQSDGKVNEFTKLPKANNLQPRIGFTSTSSKKYEDGKEVSSENDRNPSSTQQKPNFKVLSLKDKIDEESKNQISNPLQFQSLRSFWDIGPKSQSRTNMKNETTSPGNISSVTNKKESKELKESRAETSQEVVMVQQQNQLPERDKTINFKVPESPRQEGQPILWSVNLTRTENTESLQTVGENVGKSVISKPKEKVDLPEQEVKEYIEKMSVPPKEQHSTFNNGLQKLLKEISEAPLPSIQLVNDKGVPRKELGIDEHLIVSVKTKQSKTAPTDSKEIAVSPEEEVIETVDKTFAPSKAQLDAFNAGLEKLLKETSKISSSSSQNITENISEETVSCPGQRRFFEKVMERSHNTYPTSQREEVLPQEVKETIERTVVPPKDELDELKIGLGKLLKESDASCPLHQAADVDEGIQREKSHKEFIPSSSQKAMCPGITAYVVTQNEAQPPGEAVSETVEKTTVPPKAEFHDLDAGLKKLLKEASAISFSSYSVDNSKKAVSENVPEEDQRRYYKRITETDQAISVTAQGRVGAPNVIGTVERSTVPYPDNVNPINTCLEKPNEKAAKVLLPLYAKNGENVSSRLEDQIDHPVSPGNHHEVTEILVKTVQPKPELCEFNASLQKLLKEASEMPPSEQKSFDNEMHVRIQSNRSVNSSYLLDIDHPQEVKETVEKAVAPSKSELRELNSGLEKLLKVVSEMPPSELKRLNREMYSMGNVRIQPNQSVNSTYQQEINHPQEVNETVKKAVAPSKAELSEFNSGLKKLLREVSEMQTPQLKNTDNVMQKSMGMQPNQSVDLTYQPDIDHPQEVNETIAKAVAPSKSELGDFNASLQKLLKEASETPPLKLKSVDSVIQGRTQPNQSAYSPYQQEMDHPQETEETVEKTVAPTKAECSVLNICLEKLLKEASDVSSQLPMKMGKQERPNNSVSQAEKESLAIKMPLAGPSASSGYRTEFKIPIKRETLKQNDKALKEDLVVNEVRGSTLPVRNVAFEKTVQTNLASPDALLKERENGAAVFKTHKMKIKNENEREEAAGKEVDKSASLADASEATSEVNAPFRFRRPSTPLKDDDRSSKISKVELVLASPYDDDDDAISFGSDLSGSTCSEELDPILKALKRSADRQRPSKSLEDIPSATSNKGKIDIPKEELVLSAEDDQKTDQQQETNENVQGISTVPSDLDHQFSNPEKLKRLSQSVPAFLQEEVSGSVISIYSGDFGNVDVKGHIQFAIDYVEQLKELHIFVSQCKDLAIADVKKQHSDPYVKTYLLPEKYKLGKRKTSVKKKTLNPVYNEILRYKIDKALVKTQRLNLSVWHNDTFGRNSFLGEVELDLGTWDWNDKLNKQMNWFPLKPRTPAAALELENRGEIKLALQYVPQPVGGNKTPSTGEVHIWVKECNDLPLLRGNKINSFVKCTILPDTSRKSRQKTRAVAKTTNPVFNHTMVYDGFRADDLKEACVELTVWDHNKLANHFLGGLRIGMGTGKSYGIAVDWMDSTLEETTLWERMMSSPNTWVEDTLPLRMLMVAKLTK
- the SYTL2 gene encoding synaptotagmin-like protein 2 isoform X1, coding for MIDLSFLTEEEQEAIMKVLQRDAELKSKEEERVRHLPEKIKNDNQLKNMSGQWFYEAKSKRHRDKIHGADIVRASIRRKPTTTAERSQNKSDKTKNSWVNNVNKEVSVPAELSGIREETEEGEVKSNQSSNAVDASLETPQESSKKVAVSPGKQRKNPFNDFTAPEQNVKSRNSESGTVGLSQMPNEDTLSPSKETQSKRNVLNNRSEEHRQASGEQNDESQRIADQPPVPKARKVIYKITDPILEKDGSFPKPAKRTDRVSGAGTPPRGILKRSSSSSSTDSEVLRVNQTFDHQSKTSLPSSTVLERVAETNPPAEDPSQNSLERLKQVRFSSSIGTKQPLQSPQLQHGKDIGEFDLLESDYVKSAENDSNRLDALQNEQTLPVKSPRSQSSALDVNARDRDVSQEDTSAPYSSDANRSSLPVTETLQLKTSLPMEPVTPRKSSSNISPNIQEVQTVDETLSQNISKQSPNPDLESSKHSIDQQPLSAKTKSPQVPNASSADLQQGKPVLVEDQSAKTTSKPDKHAAELMKVADESISKVLDWFKRSSNTGDENTPSVASQRRESKEELYLSPRTRVITTKDSGLSTDENTQLIDLSFGNNGKPSNVLKPAAADAEDIQIIKVGKKENLSQETQETDYNKGPIVLRKSKNGREKMHLQVTDLPVTKLDETNILKKSAAEGKRLYKPEDESAAYKEPTFLTEGKGKPGSKSFSSPEKLNEGSLLKTNVQVQKEEEKICTIKSLLEEDHVQSQTGFDNKGTERKEPGLLDQGSMQLDPSSPRTKLPVLPQHESKQPSPVQISDEDTELKKSVRDIRAFWESNKTGPRHTNKEGILSTTPSASSTVQYTNKGNSKVKPTDDAAASLSIESKDQNKYSLVTFRRVELSDDEASKDKFLKSSKTGPDIMAKSKADHTVEKSRKILQSDGKVNEFTKLPKANNLQPRIGFTSTSSKKYEDGKEVSSENDRNPSSTQQKPNFKVLSLKDKIDEESKNQISNPLQFQSLRSFWDIGPKSQSRTNMKNETTSPGNISSVTNKKESKELKESRAETSQEVVMVQQQNQLPERDKTINFKVPESPRQEGQPILWSVNLTRTENTESLQTVGENVGKSVISKPKEKVDLPEQEVKEYIEKMSVPPKEQHSTFNNGLQKLLKEISEAPLPSIQLVNDKGVPRKELGIDEHLIVSVKTKQSKTAPTDSKEIAVSPEEEVIETVDKTFAPSKAQLDAFNAGLEKLLKETSKISSSSSQNITENISEETVSCPGQRRFFEKVMERSHNTYPTSQREEVLPQEVKETIERTVVPPKDELDELKIGLGKLLKESDASCPLHQAADVDEGIQREKSHKEFIPSSSQKAMCPGITAYVVTQNEAQPPGEAVSETVEKTTVPPKAEFHDLDAGLKKLLKEASAISFSSYSVDNSKKAVSENVPEEDQRRYYKRITETDQAISVTAQGRVGAPNVIGTVERSTVPYPDNVNPINTCLEKPNEKAAKVLLPLYAKNGENVSSRLEDQIDHPVSPGNHHEVTEILVKTVQPKPELCEFNASLQKLLKEASEMPPSEQKSFDNEMHVRIQSNRSVNSSYLLDIDHPQEVKETVEKAVAPSKSELRELNSGLEKLLKVVSEMPPSELKRLNREMYSMGNVRIQPNQSVNSTYQQEINHPQEVNETVKKAVAPSKAELSEFNSGLKKLLREVSEMQTPQLKNTDNVMQKSMGMQPNQSVDLTYQPDIDHPQEVNETIAKAVAPSKSELGDFNASLQKLLKEASETPPLKLKSVDSVIQGRTQPNQSAYSPYQQEMDHPQETEETVEKTVAPTKAECSVLNICLEKLLKEASDVSSQLPMKMGKQERPNNSVSQAEKESLAIKMPLAGPSASSGYRTEFKIPIKRETLKQNDKALKEDLVVNEVRGSTLPVRNVAFEKTVQTNLASPDALLKERENGAAVFKTHKMKIKNENEREEAAGKEVDKSASLADASEATSEVNAPFRFRRPSTPLKDDDRSSKISKVELVLASPYDDDDDAISFGSDLSGSTCSEELDPILKALKRSADRQRPSKSLEDIPSATSNKGKIDIPKEELVLSAEDDQKTDQQQETNENVQGISTVPSDLDHQFSNPEKLKRLSQSVPAFLQEESDRDTDTTSESSYPHGRIKKSPSSLTNLSGSSGMASLSSVSGSVISIYSGDFGNVDVKGHIQFAIDYVEQLKELHIFVSQCKDLAIADVKKQHSDPYVKTYLLPEKYKLGKRKTSVKKKTLNPVYNEILRYKIDKALVKTQRLNLSVWHNDTFGRNSFLGEVELDLGTWDWNDKLNKQMNWFPLKPRTPAAALELENRGEIKLALQYVPQPVGGNKTPSTGEVHIWVKECNDLPLLRGNKINSFVKCTILPDTSRKSRQKTRAVAKTTNPVFNHTMVYDGFRADDLKEACVELTVWDHNKLANHFLGGLRIGMGTGKSYGIAVDWMDSTLEETTLWERMMSSPNTWVEDTLPLRMLMVAKLTK